The following coding sequences lie in one Arachis hypogaea cultivar Tifrunner chromosome 9, arahy.Tifrunner.gnm2.J5K5, whole genome shotgun sequence genomic window:
- the LOC112709330 gene encoding serine/threonine-protein phosphatase 7 long form homolog, giving the protein MSKKQKFRDVDRPKLHIVQYLCHHDHNSSMSENTGKCSGRKVASRHTYLSPSDCMQRYVKYHIMLLFDTNLFGDKSGTSVHWKFLPLLRDFGSIKQYSRGSACLAHLYRTLCRASRFDCKKIDGPLTLMLKSNCVNEISHIRWRNWEHGDRRYGYLTLDHFRKALDDLQEGQFVWVAYVVDRVDPDIIPTEIYMHSVVWSAMVPLVSFECIEWHATDRFRRQFDLVVQENDEGNQVMDDDNQEQELQSPPSPPP; this is encoded by the exons atgtcaaagaaacaaaaatttagaGATGTTGATCGTCCTAAACTTCATATTGTACAATATCTCTGCCATCATGATCAT AATAGCTCAATGTCAGAAAATACTGGTAAATGTTCTGGTCGAAAGGTGGCATCCAGACACACATACCTTTCACCTTCCGATTG CATGCAGAGGTACGTGAAGTATCACATTATGTTGTTATTTGATACGAACTTGTTTGGAGACAAGTCTGGGACATCTGTGCACTGGAAGTTTCTGCCTCTGCTTCGTGATTTTGGCAGTATCAAACAGTACAGTCGGGGATCAGCATGCCTAGCACACCTGTACAGGACGTTATGCAGGGCATCTCGTTTTGATTGTAAGAAAATCGATGGTCCACTAACACTTATGCTCA AATCCAATTGCGTTAATGAAATAAGTCATAttaggtggcgtaactgggagcATGGAGACCGACGCTATGGATATCTTACGCTTGATCACTTTAGGAAGGCCTTGGATGATCTTCAGGAAGGCCAG TTTGTGTGGGTTGCTTATGTTGTTGATCGCGTTGATCCGGACATAATTCCTACAGAAATCTACATGCACTCGGTTGTGTGGAGTGCGATGGTGCCATTGGTGTCTTTTGAATGCATTGAGTGGCATGCAACCGATAGGTTTAGGCGACAGTTCG ATCTTGTGGTTcaagagaatgatgagggtaatcaGGTTATGGATGATGATAATCAAGAGCAAGAGTTACAATCACCGCCATCTCCACCTCCATAA